The Muntiacus reevesi chromosome 7, mMunRee1.1, whole genome shotgun sequence genome includes a region encoding these proteins:
- the RTN1 gene encoding reticulon-1 isoform X2, with amino-acid sequence MQATADSTKMDCVWSNWKSQAIDLLYWRDIKQTGVVFGSCLLLLLSLTQFSVVSVVAYLALAALSATISFRIYKSVLQAVQKTDEGHPFKAYLELEITLSQEQIQKYTDCLQFYVNNTLKELRRLFLVQDLVDSLKFAVLMWLLTYVGALFNGLTLLLMAVVSMFTLPVVYVKHQAQIDQYLGLVRTHINAVVAKIQAKIPGAKRHAE; translated from the exons CTATTGACCTGCTGTACTGGAGGGACATCAAGCAGACGGGGGTGGTGTTCGGGAgctgcctgctgctgctcctcTCCCTGACCCAGTTCAGCGTTGTGAGCGTCGTGGCCTACCTGGCCCTCGCCGCGCTCTCAGCCACCATCAGCTTCCGCATCTACAAGTCGGTTTTACAAGCTGTGCAGAAGACCGACGAGGGTCACCCTTTCAA GGCCTACTTGGAGCTCGAGATCACCCTGTCTCAGGAGCAGATTCAGAAGTACACAGACTGCCTGCAGTTCTACGTGAACAACACGCTCAAAGAACTGAGGAGGCTCTTCCTTGTCCAGGACCTGGTGGATTCCTTAAAA TTTGCAGTCCTGATGTGGCTCCTGACTTATGTTGGCGCTCTCTTCAATGGCCTGACCCTGCTGCTCATGG CTGTGGTTTCAATGTTTACTCTACCTGTAGTGTATGTTAAGCACCAG GCACAGATTGACCAATATCTGGGACTTGTGAGGACTCACATAAATGCTGTTGTGGCAAA GATTCAGGCTAAAATCCCAGGCGCCAAAAGGCACGCTGAGTAA